The nucleotide sequence GATGTCAGGTCGTAGGCGACGCGGTTGATGCCCTTGACTTCGTTTACGATGCGGTCGGCGGTGGTGGAGAGGAAGGCATGGTCGGCAGGGTAGCTGTCCGCGGTCATACCGTCCACGCTGCGCACCATGCGCAGTACCGCTACGTTTTCATAGGTTCTGACGTCTCCCATGACGCCGACGGAGCGGATGGGCAGGAGCACGGTGAATGCCTGCCAGATGTCGTCGTAGATCCCGCGGCGGTGAAGCTCGCTGATCAGGATCGCGTCGGCCTCCTGAAGGCGCTGGACGCGTTCGCGGGTTACGGCGCCGATAATGCGCACGGCCAGTCCGGGACCGGGGAAGGGGTGGCGCCGGATCCAGGCTTCATCCAGTCCAAGTTCGCGTCCGATCAGGCGGACTTCATCCTTGAACAGCTCACGGAAGGGTTCAATCAGGCGCCAGTTCAGGGTTTTGGGTAATCCTCCCACGTTGTGATGGCTCTTGATCTTGGCTGCCGGACCGTTTACCGATACCGATTCAATGACGTCGGGATAAAGCGTACCCTGGGCAAAGAACTCGACGGGGCCGACTTGCTTTTCGATTTGGGCGAATACGTCGATAAACGTTTTGCCGATGATTTTGCGTTTGCGTTCCGGAGAACGTACGCGCTGCAGGCGTTCCAGAAACAGTTCCGAGGCGTCGATGCCATGAACATTAAGCCCCAGTTCCTTGCGGAAGCGGCTCATCAGTTCCGCGAATTCGTTTTTGCGCAATAAGCCGGTATCCACAAAAACCGGGATCAGTTGCTTACCCACGGCACGTTTCAGCAGCATGGCCAGAACTGTGGAGTCCACGCCCCCGCTCAGGCCCAGGATGATGTGTCCGTCTTTCACCTGGGCGCGGACGCGGTTGACGGCATCCGCGACAAAGTCGCCCATGTTCCAATCCGCCTGCAGGCCGGCGATTGTGAAGAGGAAATTTTCCAGCACGCGCCGTCCTTCCGTGGTATGAACGACTTCCGGGTGGAATTGTACCCCGTAAAGGCGTCTGGCATGCGACTCAATTACCGCCATTTCCGTGTTTTCCGTGGTGCCCGTGACGGCAAAATCGGGAGGTAACTGGGTGATTTTGTCTCCATGGCTCATCCACACCGTGGTCGGGGAGGGGATGCTTCGCATCAACTTGCTCCCGGTGGAAAGGTTCAGGCGGGCCAGGCCGTATTCCCGCTCTTTTGCTGGCGTGACGCGCATGCCGGCGAGGTAGGCGAGAAGCTGCATGCCGTAGCAGATCCCCAGGATGGGGATATCCAGTTCGAGGATTTCCGAAGAGATATGCGGGGCCCGCGCAGCGTATACACTGGAAGGACCTCCGGAGAGCACCAGGGCTCCCGGCCCAAATTCACGGATCCGCGCAATGGATACGTTAAAGGGAACAATTTCGCTGTAGACGCCGGTTTCGCGGATGCGCCTGGCGATTAGTTTGGTGTATTGGGAACCAAAATCCAGGATGAGCACTCTGTTCTTCATGTCGGGTCCAATTCCGCGGGGATTTTCCCCGGTCGTCCAGAGCTACTTGAGGGTCAAAAGCTTGGATGCCAGCATGCCGAAAATGATACGCGATGCATCGAAAATGTTGATCCCTGTTTCGTTGGAGATCTGGGCAATGCTTCGGTGCCCGTCGATCTTGGCCACCACCATCCATTCCAGGGTGGAAAGAGAGATCTTGCGCCTTTCCTCACGATCGATTTCAGAGAATGCCGGTACGGCGTCAATGGAGCCGATCTTTTTGCGCAACAGTTTCCATTCGTCGATGCGGCGGGCGGCTTC is from Candidatus Aminicenantes bacterium and encodes:
- the guaA gene encoding glutamine-hydrolyzing GMP synthase, yielding MKNRVLILDFGSQYTKLIARRIRETGVYSEIVPFNVSIARIREFGPGALVLSGGPSSVYAARAPHISSEILELDIPILGICYGMQLLAYLAGMRVTPAKEREYGLARLNLSTGSKLMRSIPSPTTVWMSHGDKITQLPPDFAVTGTTENTEMAVIESHARRLYGVQFHPEVVHTTEGRRVLENFLFTIAGLQADWNMGDFVADAVNRVRAQVKDGHIILGLSGGVDSTVLAMLLKRAVGKQLIPVFVDTGLLRKNEFAELMSRFRKELGLNVHGIDASELFLERLQRVRSPERKRKIIGKTFIDVFAQIEKQVGPVEFFAQGTLYPDVIESVSVNGPAAKIKSHHNVGGLPKTLNWRLIEPFRELFKDEVRLIGRELGLDEAWIRRHPFPGPGLAVRIIGAVTRERVQRLQEADAILISELHRRGIYDDIWQAFTVLLPIRSVGVMGDVRTYENVAVLRMVRSVDGMTADSYPADHAFLSTTADRIVNEVKGINRVAYDLTSKPPGTIEWE